In Anseongella ginsenosidimutans, one genomic interval encodes:
- a CDS encoding serine hydrolase domain-containing protein, with protein sequence MAGAILEKYSGERLDHYVRRHILQPLSLYGGYNVDDLDSTRFVTLYAYNGNTKGFTASPAAYRSRAEALEDYQMGYSTPVFSPTGGMKMSAEDLARYMIMHMNYGEANGVRILSQASSRSMQRVRSPESGYGMALRTLDYLIPGKKLVGHEGIAYGLYSAMYFQPEEHFGIVVITNGCRTGFSHGDVINDFLFAMYDSVYRNLFR encoded by the coding sequence CTGGCCGGCGCCATCCTGGAAAAATATTCCGGCGAACGCCTGGATCACTACGTACGGCGGCATATACTTCAGCCGCTGAGCCTTTATGGCGGGTATAACGTGGACGATCTGGACAGCACACGTTTCGTGACCTTATATGCCTATAACGGCAATACCAAAGGGTTCACCGCGTCCCCTGCGGCTTACCGGTCACGTGCCGAAGCCCTGGAAGATTACCAGATGGGTTACAGCACGCCCGTTTTCTCGCCTACCGGCGGAATGAAAATGTCGGCCGAAGACCTGGCGAGATACATGATCATGCACATGAATTACGGTGAAGCAAACGGTGTGCGTATCCTGTCGCAAGCGAGTAGCCGCAGCATGCAGCGCGTGAGAAGTCCCGAATCTGGCTACGGCATGGCGCTCCGAACCCTGGACTATCTCATTCCCGGCAAGAAGCTCGTGGGGCACGAAGGCATCGCCTACGGGCTCTACAGCGCTATGTATTTCCAGCCGGAAGAACACTTCGGCATCGTAGTGATCACCAATGGCTGCCGTACAGGGTTTTCGCACGGCGACGTCATCAACGATTTTCTATTTGCGATGTACGATTCTGTTTACAGGAACTTATTCCGCTAG
- a CDS encoding serine hydrolase domain-containing protein gives MVAKHILSGACLAFMVSCLGWAPSTAQSKKQLAAEIAAIMADYQAVGAAVAVVKDNKVVYSKSFGWKDTAARERLEPGDIFRIASISKSFTATGIMQLVEAGKLSLDDDVGELIGFPVRNPNFPDSVITLEMVLSHRSSISDENGYFTLDVFNPDKDPNWAKAYNDYAPGRTINIAISILTWPAPSWKNIPANAWITTYGGIYFSR, from the coding sequence ATGGTTGCAAAGCATATATTATCCGGCGCTTGCCTGGCCTTCATGGTTTCCTGCCTGGGCTGGGCACCTTCAACAGCACAGTCGAAAAAGCAGTTAGCCGCAGAGATTGCGGCTATTATGGCCGATTACCAGGCAGTGGGAGCAGCTGTGGCGGTTGTTAAAGATAACAAAGTGGTCTACAGCAAATCCTTTGGCTGGAAAGATACTGCCGCGCGGGAGCGGCTGGAACCAGGGGACATCTTCCGCATCGCCTCGATCTCGAAATCATTCACAGCCACAGGCATTATGCAACTGGTGGAAGCCGGCAAGCTTTCACTGGACGATGACGTGGGCGAGCTGATCGGGTTCCCGGTACGCAATCCAAACTTCCCTGATTCGGTAATTACCCTGGAGATGGTGCTTTCTCATCGCTCAAGCATCAGCGACGAAAACGGCTATTTTACCCTGGACGTTTTTAACCCGGACAAGGATCCCAACTGGGCAAAGGCCTATAATGACTATGCCCCGGGGCGGACTATCAATATTGCAATCTCAATTTTAACCTGGCCGGCGCCATCCTGGAAAAATATTCCGGCGAACGCCTGGATCACTACGTACGGCGGCATATACTTCAGCCGCTGA
- a CDS encoding glycoside hydrolase family 76 protein, whose protein sequence is MLKLLFFPLSIIAVLLNPAGATDTTGIRSQAGFEDQASFADQEYTEADITEAYNAFNKYLLHPERKLYMRDTEAVTEVGAIWTQAIYWDMAMNAYKKTGSAAHRQLMEDIFKGNYEHYDKFNWDNGKVWFIYDDIMWWVISLARGYELTNNAQYLELAETGFERVWSGSPVVKDGGSYDPVNGGMYWQWNQKNPSAPKAGDGKMACINYPTVIAAMTLYNNTKNPEYLAKAKKIYDWASANLFDKQTGVVADSKHGNGEPHWKMHVYNQGTCIGAAMLLYKNTKEERYLHDAVLAANYVKETMSDRKGILPFGGGEEQGIYTAIFAQYIIRLIEDGNKPEYLPWLRRNINRGWKNRDKSRKLTGKDYKRKVTAAEAVSCYDASGIPALMLVCPPKY, encoded by the coding sequence ATGTTAAAACTTTTATTTTTCCCATTAAGTATTATTGCTGTATTGTTGAACCCCGCAGGCGCCACCGACACCACAGGCATCCGGTCCCAGGCAGGCTTTGAGGATCAGGCCAGCTTTGCGGACCAGGAATATACCGAAGCAGACATCACCGAAGCCTATAATGCATTTAACAAATACCTGCTTCACCCGGAGCGAAAGCTTTATATGCGCGATACCGAAGCGGTCACAGAGGTAGGGGCTATCTGGACGCAGGCCATCTATTGGGACATGGCCATGAACGCCTACAAGAAAACAGGATCGGCGGCGCACCGTCAGCTGATGGAAGATATATTCAAAGGGAATTACGAGCATTACGATAAGTTCAACTGGGATAATGGAAAAGTCTGGTTCATCTACGACGATATCATGTGGTGGGTAATTTCACTGGCAAGGGGATATGAACTCACAAATAACGCACAATATCTTGAACTGGCCGAAACAGGATTTGAGCGGGTTTGGTCCGGGTCTCCGGTAGTTAAGGACGGCGGCTCTTACGACCCGGTGAACGGCGGGATGTACTGGCAATGGAATCAGAAAAACCCTTCCGCGCCAAAGGCGGGGGACGGGAAAATGGCCTGCATTAACTACCCGACGGTAATTGCCGCGATGACCTTATACAACAACACGAAGAACCCTGAATACCTGGCAAAAGCCAAAAAGATCTATGACTGGGCATCGGCAAACCTGTTCGATAAGCAGACAGGCGTCGTAGCCGACTCCAAACATGGCAACGGAGAGCCGCACTGGAAAATGCATGTTTATAACCAGGGAACCTGCATTGGCGCTGCTATGCTGCTCTATAAAAATACAAAGGAAGAAAGATACCTCCACGATGCCGTGCTGGCGGCAAATTATGTGAAAGAAACGATGAGTGACAGGAAGGGCATCCTCCCTTTTGGCGGTGGAGAGGAACAAGGTATCTATACCGCCATCTTTGCTCAATACATCATCCGCCTGATCGAAGACGGTAATAAGCCTGAATATCTGCCCTGGCTTCGCAGGAATATTAACAGGGGCTGGAAAAACCGGGATAAATCCAGGAAGCTTACCGGTAAAGACTACAAGCGGAAGGTTACAGCCGCTGAAGCCGTCAGCTGTTATGATGCTTCAGGGATACCGGCGCTGATGCTGGTTTGTCCTCCAAAATACTAA
- a CDS encoding PorP/SprF family type IX secretion system membrane protein gives MFLSAKWPALLPVLLLLLSVQPAHAQQPFTYTQYMDNLAPINSTYSLLDKAGAVHALVRKQWVGIDGAPATLIANGYLPLVSFGGAAGLNIMHDEFGPEKMIEASAFLAKSVRLSKTEYLAASMSFGVRRYEARYSNLDPADPLFQDDILETVGTFGLGLMYFIPEKFYMGVSVPRISFRELGRASVENSRYFKNHYYLMAGYLAALGENIKIKPAVLASYASNIPLHADFSMTLYLKETLGLGVNYRTNNEVGTILSVLLNNRLRFGYSYQFGLESYRLGHANDGTHEITLGYRIGSEITGKKLL, from the coding sequence ATGTTCTTATCTGCCAAATGGCCGGCGTTGCTGCCGGTACTATTGCTGTTGCTGTCCGTTCAACCGGCCCATGCCCAGCAGCCTTTTACCTATACCCAATATATGGATAATCTTGCGCCCATTAATTCCACGTACTCCCTCCTGGATAAAGCCGGGGCGGTACATGCTCTTGTAAGAAAGCAATGGGTGGGCATTGACGGAGCGCCGGCGACACTGATCGCGAACGGATATCTGCCCCTCGTTTCGTTCGGAGGTGCAGCGGGCCTGAATATTATGCATGACGAATTCGGGCCGGAGAAAATGATCGAGGCCAGTGCATTTTTGGCCAAGTCCGTCAGGCTTTCGAAAACCGAGTACCTGGCAGCCTCAATGAGCTTTGGGGTACGCCGGTACGAAGCCAGGTATTCCAATCTTGATCCCGCGGACCCTCTTTTCCAGGACGACATTCTTGAGACCGTAGGTACGTTTGGCCTTGGCCTGATGTACTTTATTCCGGAGAAATTCTATATGGGAGTTTCTGTGCCCCGTATCAGTTTCCGCGAGCTGGGACGAGCATCGGTCGAAAATTCGCGCTATTTTAAAAATCATTATTACCTGATGGCCGGTTATCTTGCCGCTTTAGGTGAGAATATTAAAATAAAGCCGGCCGTCCTCGCCTCTTACGCCTCCAATATTCCGCTTCATGCCGACTTTTCCATGACACTCTATCTGAAAGAAACGCTCGGGCTTGGGGTCAATTACCGCACCAATAACGAAGTAGGGACCATTCTTTCAGTACTATTGAATAACCGGCTGCGCTTTGGCTATAGCTACCAGTTTGGCCTTGAAAGTTATCGCCTGGGGCATGCTAACGACGGTACCCATGAGATCACCCTGGGGTACCGCATAGGTTCGGAGATCACGGGTAAGAAACTTCTGTAA
- a CDS encoding phage tail protein — MEEYLAMIKMFAGNFAPRYYMLCNGQLLSIAQNTALFSVLGTTYGGDGQTTFSLPDLRGRAPVGPGQGPGLRGYTLGERGGVESVTLIATQMPAHNHGFRASTNAGTGNTPSGGALLGVPPAIGTGPSAEPVNIYTGDSGASTMMSPVSILPAGNSQPHENMQPYSAINFVIAVAGIYPSKD; from the coding sequence ATGGAAGAGTATTTAGCAATGATCAAAATGTTTGCGGGTAACTTTGCGCCCAGGTATTATATGCTCTGCAATGGGCAGCTCCTGTCAATCGCCCAAAATACCGCCTTGTTTTCCGTGCTTGGCACCACATACGGCGGAGACGGGCAAACAACCTTCAGTTTGCCTGACCTGCGCGGCCGGGCGCCGGTAGGCCCGGGACAGGGGCCGGGCTTGCGGGGTTATACGTTGGGAGAGCGGGGCGGCGTGGAGTCCGTTACGCTGATCGCCACCCAGATGCCAGCCCATAACCACGGCTTTCGTGCAAGTACTAATGCCGGTACCGGTAACACGCCTTCCGGCGGAGCTTTATTAGGCGTTCCTCCGGCCATTGGAACAGGGCCATCAGCTGAGCCGGTTAATATTTACACCGGGGACAGCGGCGCAAGCACTATGATGTCCCCTGTCAGTATTCTTCCCGCAGGAAATTCCCAGCCGCATGAAAACATGCAGCCTTACAGCGCGATCAATTTCGTAATTGCGGTTGCCGGAATATATCCTTCAAAAGACTAA